From a region of the Syngnathus scovelli strain Florida chromosome 19, RoL_Ssco_1.2, whole genome shotgun sequence genome:
- the grin2da gene encoding glutamate receptor ionotropic, NMDA 2D isoform X2, translating into MLEFISAQTGVPVLAVGGGASLGREPQESGSIYLQFTCSTALQLEVIFEVLEEYDWTSFSVVTTRHHGYEDFLDMVEAMTDGSFIGWERKSVVVLNITDDPGGARAKRVLKDHEAQVRLLYCSLEEAELVFRAAWASGQAGPSHMWFAVGPALSGLGLEGLPKALFAIRPQGWRDEPRRRIAKGVSVLTHGATALRRDLGAAGRALYTGNCQSDGNRTQRVADRIRYFTNISIGGRDYSFNDDGYLSNPLLEVISYNNGRGWEEVGWWENGHLHLRDHPWSRYGPFLKPLDDAQHLRVVTLEERPFVIVEPADPGTSSCIRDSVPCRMPPNSSLPADSASPTKHCCKGFCIDVLKRLATIVGFTYDLYLVTNGRHGKNIDGEWNGMVGEVVSDRADMAIGSLTINEERSEVVEFSVPFVETGISVMVSRSNGTVSPSAFLEPYSPAVWVMMFVMCLSVVAVTVFIFEFFSPVGYNRSLQSAKKLGGSKFTIGKSVWLLWALVFNNSVPVENPRGTTSKIMVLVWAFFAVIFLASYTANLAAFMIQEEYIDTVSGLSDKKFQQPTEQYPPLRFGTVPNGSTEENIRSNYPNMHQYMIRNNQKGVEEAIDNLKTGKLDAFIYDAAVLNYMARKDEGCKVMTIGSGKVFATTGYGIALHKNSRWKRPLDLALLQLVGDDEIDMLERLWLSGICHNDKIEVMSSKLDIDNMAGVFYMLLVAMGLSLLVFAWEHLVYWKLRHCIKRSGGMDFLLALSRGMYSCCQFEDETAPGSGKSSLPQYHAVPTVAQQHLVTATVNNTAAITMVQPQQQQQPAPKHIPKQPQGQTYASVLPGSPPPAGHSAMALGPSNSPLFEGPMPCSTFLPRHDRRLAVVDRWNRPKPEKVLSGSSSASLGIGGIAGGITELQAQQQYQQNLGQHWKLQGAGDSGLDEYKRYYGPIDPEGLGANSDQQVGGSQQTPKGNPRGPKSAGMSRPPSKGSGALIGKPPPPLPSSPRRPPFWRRGSLAQTRRKSSGGPLYENILPLGRRGGGRYGAGDLMGRRGRRAPPLPPLPVPLCSPTHTPTTPSSPCRFYSTCSSASSSSSSSTSSSSSSSSSASVSRSDSPSSCSSDSSYNSSLSFRYRAGDREFTVEDEYDSDLLTEESSLLLGSRRKIRCRRMSSRSLPCSPPPPVPPRKPRPQRDDGRERRSSQLAQLQEWWASWGDRERGRSGTTNPRGVREDKRERKERERENKRRKKGRKKKREERERERERKRRKAKKKKKKDEKLRKRERKKSDQEGRDPDKREEAKPGTPDYPSYLHLKGESFGKKSESSVRSYGWNIPAEDERKAREEKEREDGKESRAAERQHRRRNSKHYQSSSNKPSASVKFWAGNLSSDTIPSAFLPLLPVGSKRRKSKSSDRDVVGIEGERKPLLGRNGRGEIPPKEGLSFHAWESDLEEDEESERERRKGEYAKRQGGTISDEDGDRDKGAGIYSDDEGSSGEFGKFERYWDDHDDTAVGGIGGGGWFFSTYPSRDKAGSVNSRDDLFLERGERWGAGESAWAWGSRRPPSPLAPPPPRRYWSVDKLHIQDEKKTKRRSKDKTRGPAACSSCLSPGHHPHVRSSKWAGITSRSQEELYHHRQSFSSTSKPKHDSSSSSKPDRSQNPTSKCGSQLSLSIQQRTQRSERGRLPSPPSALMPNLPSPLPALPAPPSSAHPIHAPPLTSSSSSVSSPSVVSSIPGATRPSSVASASAKLQYQRLRSVPPPQRFPQSPHVPLKAKALCSRRGSAHFSSVESEV; encoded by the exons ATGCTGGAGTTCATCTCAGCCCAGACCGGCGTTCCCGTGCTGGCGGTGGGCGGAGGGGCGAGCCTGGGACGAGAGCCGCAG GAGAGCGGCTCCATCTACCTGCAGTTCACGTGCTCGACGGCGCTGCAGCTGGAGGTGATCTTCGAGGTGCTGGAGGAGTACGACTGGACGTCATTCTCGGTGGTCACTACCCGCCACCACGGTTACGAGGACTTCCTGGACATGGTGGAGGCCATGACGGACGGCTCCTTCATCGGCTGGGAGCGAAAAAGCGTGGTGGTCCTCAACATCACAGATGACCCCGGTGGCGCCCGCGCCAAACGTGTGCTCAAGGACCACGAGGCGCAG GTGCGCCTGCTGTACTGCTCcctggaggaggcggagcttgtgTTCCGAGCGGCCTGGGCGTCGGGCCAGGCGGGCCCCAGTCACATGTGGTTCGCCGTGGGCCCGGCGCTATCCGGCCTGGGTCTGGAGGGGCTGCCCAAGGCCTTGTTCGCCATCCGACCTCAGGGATGGAGAGACGAGCCTCGCAG GCGCATCGCCAAGGGCGTGTCGGTTCTGACCCACGGCGCCACGGCGCTACGGCGCGACCTGGGCGCCGCCGGCCGGGCTCTCTACACCGGAAACTGCCAGAGCGACGGCAACCGCACGCAGCGGGTGGCTGACAGAATCAG GTACTTCACCAACATCTCCATCGGGGGGCGGGACTACTCCTTCAACGACGACGGCTACCTGTCCAATCCGCTGCTGGAAGTCATCTCGTACAACAACGGACGCGGCTGGGAGGAG GTGGGCTGGTGGGAGAATGGCCACCTGCATCTGCGCGACCACCCGTGGTCACGCTACGGCCCATTCCTCAAGCCACTAGACGATGCCCAGCACCTGCGAGTGGTCACGCTGGAAGAGAGACCCTTCGTCATCGTGGAGCCCGCCGACCCGGGGACCAGCTCCTGCATTCGTGACTCGGTGCCCTGCCGTATGCCGCCCAACTCCAG CCTGCCGGCGGACAGCGCCTCTCCCACAAAGCATTGCTGTAAAGGCTTCTGCATCGACGTCCTTAAGAGGCTGGCCACGATCGTTGGCTTCACCTACGACCTCTACCTGGTCACCAACGGGCGCCACGGCAAGAACATCGACGGCGAGTGGAACGGCATGGTGGGCGAG GTGGTGTCCGATAGAGCCGACATGGCCATCGGTTCGCTCACCATCAACGAGGAGCGCTCGGAGGTCGTGGAGTTTTCCGTACCCTTCGTGGAGACGGGCATCAGCGTGATGGTTTCCCGTAGCAACGGCACCGTGTCGCCGTCCGCCTTTCTCG AGCCCTACAGTCCGGCCGTGTGGGTGATGATGTTCGTCATGTGTCTGTCGGTGGTGGCCGTCACCGTCTTCATCTTTGAGTTCTTCAGCCCGGTCGGTTACAACCGCAGTCTGCAGAGCGCCAAAA AGTTGGGCGGCTCCAAGTTCACCATCGGCAAGTCGGTTTGGCTCCTGTGGGCGCTGGTCTTCAACAACTCTGTGCCGGTGGAGAACCCGCGAGGAACCACCAGCAAAATCATG GTCCTGGTGTGGGCCTTCTTCGCCGTCATCTTCTTGGCGTCCTACACTGCCAACCTGGCCGCCTTCATGATCCAGGAGGAGTACATCGACACTGTGTCGGGACTCTCCGACAAAAAG ttCCAGCAGCCCACCGAGCAGTACCCGCCCCTTCGCTTCGGCACGGTGCCCAATGGCAGCACGGAGGAGAACATCCGCTCCAACTATCCCAACATGCACCAATACATGATCCGCAACAACCAGAAGGGTGTGGAGGAAGCCATCGACAACCTGAAGACGGG TAAACTGGACGCTTTCATCTACGACGCTGCTGTGCTCAACTACATGGCCAGGAAGGACGAAGGCTGCAAG GTGATGACCATCGGCTCCGGCAAAGTGTTTGCCACCACCGGCTACGGCATCGCTCTCCACAAGAACTCCCGATGGAAGAGACCGCTGGACCTGGCGCTCTTGCAGCTGGTGGGAGACG ACGAAATTGACATGTTGGAGCGTCTTTGGTTGTCGGGAATTTGCCACAACGACAAGATTGAG GTGATGAGCAGCAAGCTGGACATCGACAACATGGCGGGCGTCTTCTACATGCTGCTGGTGGCCATGGGCCTCAGCCTGCTGGTCTTTGCCTGGGAGCATCTGGTCTACTGGAAGCTGCGGCATTGCATCAAGCGCTCGGGCGGCATGGACTTCCTGCTGGCGCTCAGCAGG GGAATGTACAGCTGCTGTCAGTTTGAGGACGAGACGGCACCGGGAAGCGGGAAGAGTTCTCTGCCGCAGTACCACGCGGTTCCCACCGTGGCCCAGCAACACTTGGTGACCGCCACAGTCAACAACACCGCCGCCATCACCATGGTGCAgccgcaacagcagcagcagccggcgCCCAAGCACATCCCAAAGCAGCCGCAGGGTCAGACGTACGCCAGCGTGCTGCCAGGATCGCCGCCCCCTGCTGGACACTCAGCCATGGCGCTGGGACCCTCAAACAGCCCCCTCTTTGAAGGCCCCATGCCCTGCTCCACCTTTCTGCCTCGTCATGACCGCAGACTGGCCGTGGTAGATCGCTGGAACCGGCCCAAGCCCGAGAAGGTCCTGAGTGGCAGCAGCAGTGCCAGCCTGGGTATCGGGGGTATCGCGGGAGGCATCACTGAACTCCAGGCCCAGCAGCAGTACCAGCAGAACCTGGGGCAACACTGGAAATTGCAAGGAGCGGGTGACAGTGGGCTGGATGAGTACAAGCGCTACTACGGTCCCATAGATCCGGAGGGGCTCGGAGCTAACTCGGACCAGCAGGTCGGGGGCAGCCAGCAGACTCCCAAAGGTAATCCCAGAGGCCCCAAATCTGCCGGCATGTCCAGGCCACCTTCCAAAGGATCCGGAGCCTTAATCGGCAAGCCGCCGCCTCCGCTGCCTTCCTCGCCACGGAGGCCCCCTTTCTGGCGGCGTGGAAGTCTTGCTCAGACGAGGAGGAAGAGCTCCGGGGGCCCCCTGTATGAGAACATCCTGCCTCTGGGGAGAAGAGGAGGCGGCAGGTACGGAGCAGGTGATCTCATGGGAAGGAGGGGGCGGCGTGCTCCTCCCCTACCTCCTCTGCCAGTCCCGCTTTGTTCCCCGACGCATACCCCAACCACTCCCTCGTCACCATGCCGGTTCTACTCTACCTGCTCCAGCGCctcgtcatcgtcgtcctcgtccacgtcttcctcgtcctcctcgtcctcctccgccTCGGTCTCTCGCTCGGATTCTCCTTCTTCTTGCTCCAGTGACAGCTCCTACAACTCCTCCTTGAGCTTTCGCTATCGTGCCGGAGACCGGGAATTCACAGTGGAGGACGAGTATGACTCGGATCTGCTGACGGAAGAGTCCAGTCTCCTCCTGGGCTCGCGCCGGAAGATCCGTTGCCGTCGCATGTCGTCGCGCTCGCTGCCGTGCAGTCCACCGCCGCCCGTCCCGCCACGTAAGCCGCGCCCACAGAGAGACGATGGGCGAGAGCGCAGGAGCAGCCAGCTGGCGCAGTTACAAGAGTGGTGGGCATCATGGggtgacagagaaaggggtcgCTCGGGGACAACCAACCCCAGAGGTGTTAGAGAAGACAAAAGGGAGCGAAAAGAGCGGGAACGTGAGAACAAGCGCAGGAAGAAGGGAAGAAAAAAGAAGCGCGAAGAAAGGGAGCGAGAAAGGGAGCGAAAGCGACGCAaagccaagaagaagaaaaagaaagatgaaAAGCTAAGGAAGAGGGAGAGAAAAAAGTCAGACCAGGAAGGAAGAGATCCTGACAAGCGAGAGGAGGCCAAACCGGGAACGCCGGACTACCCGTCGTACCTTCACCTGAAAGGGGAGTCCTTTGGCAAAAAGAGCGAGAGCTCTGTCAGGAGCTATGGTTGGAACATTCCAGCCGAGGATGAGAGGAAGGCCAGAGAAGAAAAAGAGCGAGAGGATGGCAAGGAAAGCCGAGCGGCCGAGAGGCAGCACAGGCGCAGGAACAGCAAACACTATCAGTCCTCCAGCAATAAGCCGTCCGCATCTGTCAAGTTCTGGGCAGGGAACCTCTCCTCTGACACCATCCCATCGGCCTTCCTGCCCCTCTTGCCCGTCGGATCCAAAAGGAGAAAGAGCAAAAGCTCCGACAGGGATGTGGTTGGAATTGAAGGAGAGAGAAAGCCACTGCTGGGTCGGAATGGGAGAGGTGAGATTCCTCCTAAGGAAGGTTTATCCTTCCATGCGTGGGAGTCTGATCTGGAGGAAGACGAAGAGTCTGAGCGAGAGCGACGGAAAGGCGAGTATGCCAAGAGGCAAGgcgggaccatctcggatgaggACGGAGACCGGGATAAGGGTGCGGGGATATATTCGGACGACGAGGGCTCTTCAGGCGAGTTTGGCAAGTTTGAGAGGTACTGGGATGATCACGATGACACAGCAGTGGGCGGGATTGGAGGAGGGGGCTGGTTTTTTAGCACCTACCCCTCCAGGGACAAAGCGGGGAGCGTCAACAGCAGGGACGACTTGTTCCTGGAACGAGGGGAGAGGTGGGGGGCCGGGGAAAGTGCTTGGGCATGGGGCTCACGGCGCCCGCCCTCTCCGCTCGCGCCGCCCCCGCCTCGACGCTACTGGTCGGTGGACAAGCTTCACATCCAGGATGAGAAGAAGACCAAGCGACGGTCCAAGGACAAAACGAGAGGACCCGCTGCTTGTTCTTCCTGCCTCTCACCGGGACACCATCCGCACGTCCGTTCTTCCAAGTGGGCAGGCATCACCTCACGCAGCCAAGAAGAGCTTTACCATCACCGCCAGAGCTTCAGCAGCACCTCAAAGCCCAAACACGACTCGTCGTCGTCCTCCAAGCCGGATCGCTCGCAGAACCCCACCTCCAAATGTGGAAGCCAGCTCAGCCTGAGCATCCAGCAGCGGACACAAAGATCGGAGAGAGGGAGACTTCCTTCCCCGCCTTCCGCCCTCATGCCCAACTTGCCAAGCCCCCTCCCCGCGCTTCCAGCGCCTCCATCCTCTGCTCACCCGATCCATGCTCCTCCACtgacatcctcctcctcctctgtgtCCTCACCCTCGGTGGTATCGTCCATCCCGGGCGCCACGCGGCCTTCCTCCGTAGCTTCGGCCAGTGCCAAATTGCAGTACCAGAGGCTGCGCTCGGTTCCTCCGCCCCAAAGGTTTCCTCAGTCCCCTCACGTGCCCCTCAAAGCCAAGGCCCTCTGCTCCCGGAGGGGCTCGGCCCATTTCTCCAGCGTGGAGAGTGAGGTCTGA
- the grin2da gene encoding glutamate receptor ionotropic, NMDA 2D isoform X1 has product MAAPRPASRLSLLLAVLACTGPARPSPPLLLRPRERERDSGSVNIAVVHSGSSLLPQTAAAAGAGEPAPGLGSGPGGGQRGVSDVGSPAAAVASSFAAASSVSLLVAEIVMTPSGQATVIYLKVNESSPGSLLLQLCELLATTPLQGLVFEEERPPPPNRAPLAPMLEFISAQTGVPVLAVGGGASLGREPQESGSIYLQFTCSTALQLEVIFEVLEEYDWTSFSVVTTRHHGYEDFLDMVEAMTDGSFIGWERKSVVVLNITDDPGGARAKRVLKDHEAQVRLLYCSLEEAELVFRAAWASGQAGPSHMWFAVGPALSGLGLEGLPKALFAIRPQGWRDEPRRRIAKGVSVLTHGATALRRDLGAAGRALYTGNCQSDGNRTQRVADRIRYFTNISIGGRDYSFNDDGYLSNPLLEVISYNNGRGWEEVGWWENGHLHLRDHPWSRYGPFLKPLDDAQHLRVVTLEERPFVIVEPADPGTSSCIRDSVPCRMPPNSSLPADSASPTKHCCKGFCIDVLKRLATIVGFTYDLYLVTNGRHGKNIDGEWNGMVGEVVSDRADMAIGSLTINEERSEVVEFSVPFVETGISVMVSRSNGTVSPSAFLEPYSPAVWVMMFVMCLSVVAVTVFIFEFFSPVGYNRSLQSAKKLGGSKFTIGKSVWLLWALVFNNSVPVENPRGTTSKIMVLVWAFFAVIFLASYTANLAAFMIQEEYIDTVSGLSDKKFQQPTEQYPPLRFGTVPNGSTEENIRSNYPNMHQYMIRNNQKGVEEAIDNLKTGKLDAFIYDAAVLNYMARKDEGCKVMTIGSGKVFATTGYGIALHKNSRWKRPLDLALLQLVGDDEIDMLERLWLSGICHNDKIEVMSSKLDIDNMAGVFYMLLVAMGLSLLVFAWEHLVYWKLRHCIKRSGGMDFLLALSRGMYSCCQFEDETAPGSGKSSLPQYHAVPTVAQQHLVTATVNNTAAITMVQPQQQQQPAPKHIPKQPQGQTYASVLPGSPPPAGHSAMALGPSNSPLFEGPMPCSTFLPRHDRRLAVVDRWNRPKPEKVLSGSSSASLGIGGIAGGITELQAQQQYQQNLGQHWKLQGAGDSGLDEYKRYYGPIDPEGLGANSDQQVGGSQQTPKGNPRGPKSAGMSRPPSKGSGALIGKPPPPLPSSPRRPPFWRRGSLAQTRRKSSGGPLYENILPLGRRGGGRYGAGDLMGRRGRRAPPLPPLPVPLCSPTHTPTTPSSPCRFYSTCSSASSSSSSSTSSSSSSSSSASVSRSDSPSSCSSDSSYNSSLSFRYRAGDREFTVEDEYDSDLLTEESSLLLGSRRKIRCRRMSSRSLPCSPPPPVPPRKPRPQRDDGRERRSSQLAQLQEWWASWGDRERGRSGTTNPRGVREDKRERKERERENKRRKKGRKKKREERERERERKRRKAKKKKKKDEKLRKRERKKSDQEGRDPDKREEAKPGTPDYPSYLHLKGESFGKKSESSVRSYGWNIPAEDERKAREEKEREDGKESRAAERQHRRRNSKHYQSSSNKPSASVKFWAGNLSSDTIPSAFLPLLPVGSKRRKSKSSDRDVVGIEGERKPLLGRNGRGEIPPKEGLSFHAWESDLEEDEESERERRKGEYAKRQGGTISDEDGDRDKGAGIYSDDEGSSGEFGKFERYWDDHDDTAVGGIGGGGWFFSTYPSRDKAGSVNSRDDLFLERGERWGAGESAWAWGSRRPPSPLAPPPPRRYWSVDKLHIQDEKKTKRRSKDKTRGPAACSSCLSPGHHPHVRSSKWAGITSRSQEELYHHRQSFSSTSKPKHDSSSSSKPDRSQNPTSKCGSQLSLSIQQRTQRSERGRLPSPPSALMPNLPSPLPALPAPPSSAHPIHAPPLTSSSSSVSSPSVVSSIPGATRPSSVASASAKLQYQRLRSVPPPQRFPQSPHVPLKAKALCSRRGSAHFSSVESEV; this is encoded by the exons ATGGCGGCGCCGCGGCCAGCTTCTCGCCTCTCGCTGTTGCTGGCTGTCCTGGCCTGCACGGGGCCCGCGCGGCCCTCGCCCCCCCTGCTGCTGCGGCcccgggagagagagagggactcGGGTAGCGTCAACATCGCCGTGGTGCACTCTGGATCCTCCCTGCTCCCGCagacggcggcggcagcgggggCCGGAGAGCCGGCGCCCGGACTCGGGAGCGGcccgggcggcggccaaaggggcGTGAGTGACGTGGGTTCCCCGGCAGCGGCCGTAGCGTCCTCATTTGCCGCTGCTTCGTCGGTGTCGCTGCTAGTCGCCGAGATCGTGATGACGCCGTCTGGGCAGGCCACCGTCATCTACCTGAAGGTCAACGAGAGCAGCCCGGGGAGCCTCCTGCTGCAGTTGTGCGAGCTGCTCGCCACCACGCCGCTGCAG GGTTTGGTTTTTGAGGAGGAGAGGCCGCCGCCCCCCAACCGCGCCCCGCTGGCCCCCATGCTGGAGTTCATCTCAGCCCAGACCGGCGTTCCCGTGCTGGCGGTGGGCGGAGGGGCGAGCCTGGGACGAGAGCCGCAG GAGAGCGGCTCCATCTACCTGCAGTTCACGTGCTCGACGGCGCTGCAGCTGGAGGTGATCTTCGAGGTGCTGGAGGAGTACGACTGGACGTCATTCTCGGTGGTCACTACCCGCCACCACGGTTACGAGGACTTCCTGGACATGGTGGAGGCCATGACGGACGGCTCCTTCATCGGCTGGGAGCGAAAAAGCGTGGTGGTCCTCAACATCACAGATGACCCCGGTGGCGCCCGCGCCAAACGTGTGCTCAAGGACCACGAGGCGCAG GTGCGCCTGCTGTACTGCTCcctggaggaggcggagcttgtgTTCCGAGCGGCCTGGGCGTCGGGCCAGGCGGGCCCCAGTCACATGTGGTTCGCCGTGGGCCCGGCGCTATCCGGCCTGGGTCTGGAGGGGCTGCCCAAGGCCTTGTTCGCCATCCGACCTCAGGGATGGAGAGACGAGCCTCGCAG GCGCATCGCCAAGGGCGTGTCGGTTCTGACCCACGGCGCCACGGCGCTACGGCGCGACCTGGGCGCCGCCGGCCGGGCTCTCTACACCGGAAACTGCCAGAGCGACGGCAACCGCACGCAGCGGGTGGCTGACAGAATCAG GTACTTCACCAACATCTCCATCGGGGGGCGGGACTACTCCTTCAACGACGACGGCTACCTGTCCAATCCGCTGCTGGAAGTCATCTCGTACAACAACGGACGCGGCTGGGAGGAG GTGGGCTGGTGGGAGAATGGCCACCTGCATCTGCGCGACCACCCGTGGTCACGCTACGGCCCATTCCTCAAGCCACTAGACGATGCCCAGCACCTGCGAGTGGTCACGCTGGAAGAGAGACCCTTCGTCATCGTGGAGCCCGCCGACCCGGGGACCAGCTCCTGCATTCGTGACTCGGTGCCCTGCCGTATGCCGCCCAACTCCAG CCTGCCGGCGGACAGCGCCTCTCCCACAAAGCATTGCTGTAAAGGCTTCTGCATCGACGTCCTTAAGAGGCTGGCCACGATCGTTGGCTTCACCTACGACCTCTACCTGGTCACCAACGGGCGCCACGGCAAGAACATCGACGGCGAGTGGAACGGCATGGTGGGCGAG GTGGTGTCCGATAGAGCCGACATGGCCATCGGTTCGCTCACCATCAACGAGGAGCGCTCGGAGGTCGTGGAGTTTTCCGTACCCTTCGTGGAGACGGGCATCAGCGTGATGGTTTCCCGTAGCAACGGCACCGTGTCGCCGTCCGCCTTTCTCG AGCCCTACAGTCCGGCCGTGTGGGTGATGATGTTCGTCATGTGTCTGTCGGTGGTGGCCGTCACCGTCTTCATCTTTGAGTTCTTCAGCCCGGTCGGTTACAACCGCAGTCTGCAGAGCGCCAAAA AGTTGGGCGGCTCCAAGTTCACCATCGGCAAGTCGGTTTGGCTCCTGTGGGCGCTGGTCTTCAACAACTCTGTGCCGGTGGAGAACCCGCGAGGAACCACCAGCAAAATCATG GTCCTGGTGTGGGCCTTCTTCGCCGTCATCTTCTTGGCGTCCTACACTGCCAACCTGGCCGCCTTCATGATCCAGGAGGAGTACATCGACACTGTGTCGGGACTCTCCGACAAAAAG ttCCAGCAGCCCACCGAGCAGTACCCGCCCCTTCGCTTCGGCACGGTGCCCAATGGCAGCACGGAGGAGAACATCCGCTCCAACTATCCCAACATGCACCAATACATGATCCGCAACAACCAGAAGGGTGTGGAGGAAGCCATCGACAACCTGAAGACGGG TAAACTGGACGCTTTCATCTACGACGCTGCTGTGCTCAACTACATGGCCAGGAAGGACGAAGGCTGCAAG GTGATGACCATCGGCTCCGGCAAAGTGTTTGCCACCACCGGCTACGGCATCGCTCTCCACAAGAACTCCCGATGGAAGAGACCGCTGGACCTGGCGCTCTTGCAGCTGGTGGGAGACG ACGAAATTGACATGTTGGAGCGTCTTTGGTTGTCGGGAATTTGCCACAACGACAAGATTGAG GTGATGAGCAGCAAGCTGGACATCGACAACATGGCGGGCGTCTTCTACATGCTGCTGGTGGCCATGGGCCTCAGCCTGCTGGTCTTTGCCTGGGAGCATCTGGTCTACTGGAAGCTGCGGCATTGCATCAAGCGCTCGGGCGGCATGGACTTCCTGCTGGCGCTCAGCAGG GGAATGTACAGCTGCTGTCAGTTTGAGGACGAGACGGCACCGGGAAGCGGGAAGAGTTCTCTGCCGCAGTACCACGCGGTTCCCACCGTGGCCCAGCAACACTTGGTGACCGCCACAGTCAACAACACCGCCGCCATCACCATGGTGCAgccgcaacagcagcagcagccggcgCCCAAGCACATCCCAAAGCAGCCGCAGGGTCAGACGTACGCCAGCGTGCTGCCAGGATCGCCGCCCCCTGCTGGACACTCAGCCATGGCGCTGGGACCCTCAAACAGCCCCCTCTTTGAAGGCCCCATGCCCTGCTCCACCTTTCTGCCTCGTCATGACCGCAGACTGGCCGTGGTAGATCGCTGGAACCGGCCCAAGCCCGAGAAGGTCCTGAGTGGCAGCAGCAGTGCCAGCCTGGGTATCGGGGGTATCGCGGGAGGCATCACTGAACTCCAGGCCCAGCAGCAGTACCAGCAGAACCTGGGGCAACACTGGAAATTGCAAGGAGCGGGTGACAGTGGGCTGGATGAGTACAAGCGCTACTACGGTCCCATAGATCCGGAGGGGCTCGGAGCTAACTCGGACCAGCAGGTCGGGGGCAGCCAGCAGACTCCCAAAGGTAATCCCAGAGGCCCCAAATCTGCCGGCATGTCCAGGCCACCTTCCAAAGGATCCGGAGCCTTAATCGGCAAGCCGCCGCCTCCGCTGCCTTCCTCGCCACGGAGGCCCCCTTTCTGGCGGCGTGGAAGTCTTGCTCAGACGAGGAGGAAGAGCTCCGGGGGCCCCCTGTATGAGAACATCCTGCCTCTGGGGAGAAGAGGAGGCGGCAGGTACGGAGCAGGTGATCTCATGGGAAGGAGGGGGCGGCGTGCTCCTCCCCTACCTCCTCTGCCAGTCCCGCTTTGTTCCCCGACGCATACCCCAACCACTCCCTCGTCACCATGCCGGTTCTACTCTACCTGCTCCAGCGCctcgtcatcgtcgtcctcgtccacgtcttcctcgtcctcctcgtcctcctccgccTCGGTCTCTCGCTCGGATTCTCCTTCTTCTTGCTCCAGTGACAGCTCCTACAACTCCTCCTTGAGCTTTCGCTATCGTGCCGGAGACCGGGAATTCACAGTGGAGGACGAGTATGACTCGGATCTGCTGACGGAAGAGTCCAGTCTCCTCCTGGGCTCGCGCCGGAAGATCCGTTGCCGTCGCATGTCGTCGCGCTCGCTGCCGTGCAGTCCACCGCCGCCCGTCCCGCCACGTAAGCCGCGCCCACAGAGAGACGATGGGCGAGAGCGCAGGAGCAGCCAGCTGGCGCAGTTACAAGAGTGGTGGGCATCATGGggtgacagagaaaggggtcgCTCGGGGACAACCAACCCCAGAGGTGTTAGAGAAGACAAAAGGGAGCGAAAAGAGCGGGAACGTGAGAACAAGCGCAGGAAGAAGGGAAGAAAAAAGAAGCGCGAAGAAAGGGAGCGAGAAAGGGAGCGAAAGCGACGCAaagccaagaagaagaaaaagaaagatgaaAAGCTAAGGAAGAGGGAGAGAAAAAAGTCAGACCAGGAAGGAAGAGATCCTGACAAGCGAGAGGAGGCCAAACCGGGAACGCCGGACTACCCGTCGTACCTTCACCTGAAAGGGGAGTCCTTTGGCAAAAAGAGCGAGAGCTCTGTCAGGAGCTATGGTTGGAACATTCCAGCCGAGGATGAGAGGAAGGCCAGAGAAGAAAAAGAGCGAGAGGATGGCAAGGAAAGCCGAGCGGCCGAGAGGCAGCACAGGCGCAGGAACAGCAAACACTATCAGTCCTCCAGCAATAAGCCGTCCGCATCTGTCAAGTTCTGGGCAGGGAACCTCTCCTCTGACACCATCCCATCGGCCTTCCTGCCCCTCTTGCCCGTCGGATCCAAAAGGAGAAAGAGCAAAAGCTCCGACAGGGATGTGGTTGGAATTGAAGGAGAGAGAAAGCCACTGCTGGGTCGGAATGGGAGAGGTGAGATTCCTCCTAAGGAAGGTTTATCCTTCCATGCGTGGGAGTCTGATCTGGAGGAAGACGAAGAGTCTGAGCGAGAGCGACGGAAAGGCGAGTATGCCAAGAGGCAAGgcgggaccatctcggatgaggACGGAGACCGGGATAAGGGTGCGGGGATATATTCGGACGACGAGGGCTCTTCAGGCGAGTTTGGCAAGTTTGAGAGGTACTGGGATGATCACGATGACACAGCAGTGGGCGGGATTGGAGGAGGGGGCTGGTTTTTTAGCACCTACCCCTCCAGGGACAAAGCGGGGAGCGTCAACAGCAGGGACGACTTGTTCCTGGAACGAGGGGAGAGGTGGGGGGCCGGGGAAAGTGCTTGGGCATGGGGCTCACGGCGCCCGCCCTCTCCGCTCGCGCCGCCCCCGCCTCGACGCTACTGGTCGGTGGACAAGCTTCACATCCAGGATGAGAAGAAGACCAAGCGACGGTCCAAGGACAAAACGAGAGGACCCGCTGCTTGTTCTTCCTGCCTCTCACCGGGACACCATCCGCACGTCCGTTCTTCCAAGTGGGCAGGCATCACCTCACGCAGCCAAGAAGAGCTTTACCATCACCGCCAGAGCTTCAGCAGCACCTCAAAGCCCAAACACGACTCGTCGTCGTCCTCCAAGCCGGATCGCTCGCAGAACCCCACCTCCAAATGTGGAAGCCAGCTCAGCCTGAGCATCCAGCAGCGGACACAAAGATCGGAGAGAGGGAGACTTCCTTCCCCGCCTTCCGCCCTCATGCCCAACTTGCCAAGCCCCCTCCCCGCGCTTCCAGCGCCTCCATCCTCTGCTCACCCGATCCATGCTCCTCCACtgacatcctcctcctcctctgtgtCCTCACCCTCGGTGGTATCGTCCATCCCGGGCGCCACGCGGCCTTCCTCCGTAGCTTCGGCCAGTGCCAAATTGCAGTACCAGAGGCTGCGCTCGGTTCCTCCGCCCCAAAGGTTTCCTCAGTCCCCTCACGTGCCCCTCAAAGCCAAGGCCCTCTGCTCCCGGAGGGGCTCGGCCCATTTCTCCAGCGTGGAGAGTGAGGTCTGA